A genomic region of Metopolophium dirhodum isolate CAU chromosome 1, ASM1992520v1, whole genome shotgun sequence contains the following coding sequences:
- the LOC132935343 gene encoding LOW QUALITY PROTEIN: uncharacterized protein LOC132935343 (The sequence of the model RefSeq protein was modified relative to this genomic sequence to represent the inferred CDS: inserted 1 base in 1 codon; substituted 1 base at 1 genomic stop codon) produces EELVLQLLSIIQTENTANLLENYHGNWQKYWKSIKNLDLLYYNYDKSNNKKHXLIEXKAFVWPHFTSTDGDLNKLRRNISITTSLDIIVAVINTFSEVQASNDRPFEFYNIYFEEPVILLRCPCVVV; encoded by the exons GAGGAACTGGTACTTCAACTATTGAGTATTATTCAAACCGAAAATACTGCAAATCTGTTAGAAAATTATCATGGAAATTGGCAGAAGTATTGGAAAAGTATCAAAAATCTAGATTTACTGTActa CAACTacgataaatcaaataataagaAACATTAACTGATAG GCAAAGCATTTGTATGGCCACATTTCACCAGCACAGATGGGGATC TTAACAAACTACGACGTAACATATCAATAACCACATCTTTAGATATCATTGTTGCTGTTATTAACACATTTTCAGAAGTCCAGGCATCCAACGATCGTCCATTTGaa ttttataatatttattttgaggaACCTGTGATACTCCTGAGAt GTCCATGTGTTGTTGTTTAG